The Solibacillus sp. FSL W7-1464 genome contains a region encoding:
- a CDS encoding response regulator transcription factor — protein sequence MTNILVVEDELSIRSFVSLSLRKKGYEVVEAESGEQALQLFENKIFDVVLLDLMLPGIDGFAVCEQIRKMNQKVGIIMITAKTQQKDKIDGLVIGADDYLCKPFSLQELEVRIFSLLRRINVTDAATSKMSDMLISGDFKMDIKNNKFYSSDEVVKLTPTEFSLLHFLMEHPNELFTRNELLDVVWGEHYVGELKVVDVNIRRIRQKIEKDPSSPMYLCTEWGRGYHWKVNE from the coding sequence ATGACAAACATCCTAGTTGTTGAAGATGAATTATCCATTCGAAGTTTTGTCTCATTAAGTTTGAGAAAAAAAGGCTATGAAGTGGTGGAAGCCGAATCAGGAGAACAGGCATTACAATTATTTGAAAATAAGATTTTTGACGTTGTTTTGCTCGATCTCATGTTGCCGGGAATCGATGGATTTGCAGTTTGCGAACAGATCAGGAAAATGAATCAAAAGGTAGGCATCATCATGATTACGGCCAAAACTCAACAGAAGGATAAAATCGATGGCCTTGTAATAGGGGCCGATGATTATTTATGTAAACCGTTTAGTCTGCAGGAATTGGAAGTAAGAATTTTTTCGCTCTTGCGGAGAATAAATGTCACTGATGCGGCAACTTCCAAAATGAGCGATATGCTGATTTCCGGAGACTTCAAAATGGATATAAAAAACAATAAATTTTACAGTTCTGATGAAGTAGTGAAACTGACACCGACTGAATTCTCCCTGCTGCATTTTCTAATGGAGCATCCAAACGAATTGTTTACAAGGAATGAGTTATTGGATGTTGTGTGGGGCGAACATTATGTTGGCGAATTAAAAGTAGTGGATGTCAACATTAGAAGGATTCGCCAGAAAATCGAAAAAGATCCTTCCTCCCCAATGTATTTATGTACAGAATGGGGACGCGGTTACCACTGGAAGGTTAACGAATGA
- a CDS encoding FG-GAP repeat domain-containing protein: MRKGIGWVTILLIALLAGCDLVKSPNELITSPQQQDEQKRNLEQQLKVLLPPSSELVTPVQNDKNQSIFIEDLDGDGQQEAIVLYRNPQQKSQIHIAVLQEENAKWHEAAHIEPNGQAIDYFGLHDLDKDGVMEVVVGLGESEFETKKQMMIYVWQDRSLKKTVERSYEGLDISDYNTDEKLELLLVDGERRAFYTAELFHYELGDLVSLSAVSLNSYAFHKRMKSGKLNDGNHALFVDSAIGVNAMLTEIIAYDGTTLIKVGAEQGDLAYKSLPLYSADRNEDGIMEVGETYLPEGWVEEDSTETPYIVRYVTYSINGTSKQVTERATNFEHTFYIDIPEKWHGKVTIKKIENGIQLVSLANNNLLFDVIWANKETPNSAHTILKETKDTIYYTTIEEHPDFPVEAFHLEQFEL; this comes from the coding sequence ATGAGAAAAGGCATTGGATGGGTAACGATTTTATTGATTGCATTGCTCGCGGGATGCGATCTTGTAAAATCTCCAAATGAATTAATTACTTCACCACAGCAGCAAGACGAGCAAAAAAGAAATCTAGAACAACAGCTAAAAGTATTGTTACCACCTTCCAGTGAACTTGTCACACCTGTGCAAAACGATAAAAATCAGTCCATTTTTATCGAGGATCTGGATGGTGACGGACAGCAGGAAGCCATTGTCTTATACAGAAATCCACAACAGAAATCGCAAATCCATATCGCTGTTTTACAAGAAGAAAACGCAAAGTGGCACGAAGCGGCGCATATCGAACCAAATGGGCAGGCAATCGATTACTTTGGGCTACATGACTTGGATAAAGACGGGGTCATGGAAGTAGTAGTGGGTTTAGGCGAAAGTGAGTTTGAAACGAAAAAACAGATGATGATTTATGTATGGCAGGACAGGAGCTTGAAAAAGACGGTCGAACGCAGTTATGAAGGGCTTGATATTTCAGATTATAATACTGATGAAAAATTGGAACTTCTTCTTGTGGACGGCGAAAGAAGAGCATTCTATACCGCTGAATTATTTCACTATGAATTGGGGGATTTAGTGTCCCTATCTGCAGTTTCTTTAAACAGCTATGCTTTTCATAAGAGGATGAAGAGCGGAAAACTAAATGACGGGAATCACGCATTATTTGTCGATAGTGCAATTGGTGTGAACGCTATGCTAACCGAAATTATTGCTTATGACGGTACAACACTGATAAAGGTAGGTGCTGAACAGGGTGACCTCGCGTATAAATCGCTTCCTTTATACAGCGCGGATAGGAATGAAGACGGCATAATGGAAGTCGGTGAAACGTATTTGCCCGAAGGATGGGTAGAGGAAGACTCAACTGAAACTCCGTACATCGTGCGCTATGTCACCTATTCCATCAACGGCACTTCTAAACAAGTGACAGAACGGGCCACCAACTTTGAACATACTTTTTATATAGATATTCCGGAAAAATGGCACGGTAAAGTGACCATTAAGAAGATAGAAAACGGCATTCAACTTGTATCACTTGCCAACAATAATCTGCTGTTTGATGTAATATGGGCGAATAAAGAAACACCGAATTCTGCGCATACAATATTAAAAGAAACGAAAGATACGATATATTATACGACGATAGAAGAACACCCGGATTTTCCTGTTGAAGCATTTCATTTGGAACAATTCGAGTTGTAA
- a CDS encoding cytochrome P450 → MTNSVPKEEGLDHSLSLLREGYLYILNRRQSFQSDVFETRLLGKKAICMGGKEAAAVFYDNSKFKREGVAPNRVAETLFGKKGVQTLDGDAHKHRKQMFMSLMSRERLQKLNEIHAKQWEHALDKWQRMEEIELYEETLDIMCRTACEWAGVPVEEEEIKKLADDLRAMFESATAVGPSHWAGRHARNRVEKWVGELIDQVRDGKLNPEEGTALHAFSWHRDLEGNLLDTKVAAVEVINILRPIVAISVYINFSALAVHHYAEEREKLKSGDGKLAQMFVQEVRRFYPFFPFAAAEVKEAFTWKDYTFEEGTLTLLDLYGTNHDPAIWENPDVFQPSRFENWDDSPFSFIPQGGGDHYLGHRCAGEWVTIEVMKVSLDFLVNRMTYDVPEQDLSYSKVSIPSLPNSKIIMKNVQPL, encoded by the coding sequence ATGACAAACTCGGTACCGAAGGAAGAAGGACTTGACCACAGCCTGAGCCTTTTGAGGGAAGGTTATCTTTATATTTTAAATAGGCGCCAAAGCTTCCAGTCAGACGTATTCGAAACGCGGCTGCTAGGAAAAAAAGCGATCTGTATGGGCGGGAAAGAAGCGGCGGCTGTTTTTTACGACAACAGCAAATTTAAAAGAGAGGGTGTCGCACCAAACCGAGTGGCTGAAACCTTGTTTGGTAAAAAGGGTGTGCAAACATTGGATGGCGATGCCCATAAACACCGTAAACAAATGTTCATGTCGCTCATGTCCCGCGAGCGACTACAAAAACTGAATGAAATCCATGCGAAACAGTGGGAACACGCATTGGACAAGTGGCAGCGGATGGAAGAAATCGAACTATACGAAGAAACATTGGACATCATGTGCCGTACTGCCTGTGAGTGGGCAGGTGTGCCGGTGGAAGAAGAGGAGATCAAGAAACTGGCGGACGATTTACGGGCAATGTTCGAGTCGGCAACTGCTGTCGGACCATCGCATTGGGCGGGAAGACATGCGCGGAACCGGGTGGAAAAGTGGGTAGGCGAATTAATCGACCAAGTACGCGATGGTAAATTAAATCCCGAAGAAGGAACGGCATTGCACGCATTTTCGTGGCATCGGGATCTGGAGGGGAATCTCCTGGACACCAAAGTCGCCGCAGTGGAAGTCATCAATATTTTACGACCGATCGTCGCGATTTCCGTTTATATCAACTTTTCAGCACTTGCCGTCCATCATTACGCGGAAGAGCGTGAGAAGCTGAAATCCGGTGACGGAAAACTGGCACAAATGTTTGTTCAGGAAGTGCGCCGTTTTTATCCGTTCTTCCCATTTGCCGCTGCCGAAGTAAAAGAAGCGTTTACGTGGAAAGATTACACGTTCGAAGAAGGAACATTGACGCTGTTAGACCTGTATGGTACAAATCATGACCCGGCGATTTGGGAGAACCCCGACGTATTTCAGCCAAGCCGTTTTGAAAATTGGGATGACAGTCCGTTCAGCTTTATTCCGCAAGGTGGCGGCGACCACTATTTGGGCCACCGCTGTGCAGGGGAATGGGTAACAATCGAAGTAATGAAAGTGAGCCTGGATTTTTTAGTGAACCGAATGACTTATGATGTGCCGGAGCAGGATTTAAGCTACAGCAAAGTGAGCATTCCAAGTCTTCCTAACAGTAAAATAATCATGAAAAATGTTCAGCCACTATAA
- a CDS encoding alanine/glycine:cation symporter family protein encodes MLEIVNFLNKYVWSNALVFLFLAVGLIFTLRTRFVQVRRFKDMITLLFEKNNDSAGISSFQALAMSLGSRIGTGNIVGVAAAISLGGPGAVFWMWVMGFLGAATSFIEITLSQIFKSKIEGEYRGGTPFYIYKGLNLKWFSIISATILIIVIGILWPTVQANTIALTVQESFNVPPLVTGLLLAALMAVIIYGGVKRIATVSEYLVPFMALAYVTICIALLVVNISEIPAMFSLIVTSALNLNATFAGLVGTAIAMGVQRGVFSSAAGLGTETFESGATSVSHPAKQGLVQAFSIYIDTFLICTATAFMILITGMYNVTPNAGEAIVSNIPGANPEIYTQSAMSTLISPTFGQYFMTISLFLFCFTTLITYFYKMDTNIAFIKEMLNIGKAGKIITHTARIGLLGMVIFGAVNSATLIWAITDLGVGLLGWVNVITIVLLSKTALTALKDYDTQKRLGLNPTFNPLVLGIKNADFWEDLEARSSIPNTVPSKGKTVVAKKVRERLQPVPNPFSE; translated from the coding sequence ATGTTGGAAATCGTTAATTTTTTGAATAAGTATGTTTGGAGTAATGCGTTAGTATTTCTATTTTTGGCGGTAGGTCTTATTTTTACGTTGAGAACTCGATTTGTTCAAGTGCGGCGCTTTAAAGATATGATCACATTGCTGTTTGAAAAAAATAATGACAGTGCAGGGATTTCTTCTTTCCAGGCATTGGCGATGTCCTTAGGCAGTCGTATCGGCACAGGTAATATTGTCGGTGTTGCAGCGGCCATCAGCCTCGGTGGTCCCGGTGCGGTTTTCTGGATGTGGGTTATGGGATTTTTAGGTGCAGCCACTTCATTTATTGAAATTACCCTTTCTCAAATTTTCAAAAGTAAAATCGAAGGTGAATACCGCGGCGGAACACCGTTTTATATTTACAAAGGATTGAATTTGAAATGGTTTTCCATCATTTCAGCGACGATTTTAATTATCGTTATCGGGATTTTATGGCCGACAGTACAGGCGAACACGATTGCTTTAACGGTTCAGGAATCATTCAATGTTCCCCCACTTGTAACAGGTTTACTGCTTGCTGCATTAATGGCCGTGATCATTTACGGTGGTGTAAAGCGAATCGCTACTGTTTCGGAATATTTAGTTCCGTTTATGGCTTTAGCTTACGTGACAATTTGTATCGCATTATTAGTCGTTAACATATCCGAAATTCCGGCGATGTTTTCATTAATCGTGACAAGTGCGCTTAACTTGAATGCTACGTTTGCAGGTTTAGTAGGAACCGCCATTGCAATGGGTGTTCAGCGTGGGGTGTTCTCAAGTGCTGCCGGGTTGGGTACGGAAACATTTGAATCCGGTGCAACGAGTGTTTCGCACCCTGCCAAACAAGGGTTAGTACAGGCATTCTCAATTTATATTGATACGTTTTTAATTTGTACAGCGACAGCATTTATGATTTTAATTACAGGTATGTATAATGTTACGCCAAATGCCGGCGAGGCCATCGTATCGAATATTCCGGGTGCAAATCCTGAAATTTATACACAGTCTGCGATGAGTACACTGATCTCTCCGACATTCGGCCAGTACTTTATGACAATATCTTTATTCCTGTTCTGTTTTACTACGTTAATTACGTACTTCTACAAAATGGATACGAATATAGCCTTCATTAAAGAAATGCTGAATATCGGCAAAGCAGGCAAAATCATTACGCATACTGCCCGCATCGGCCTTCTAGGTATGGTTATTTTCGGTGCAGTGAATTCGGCTACACTCATTTGGGCGATTACCGATTTAGGCGTAGGCCTGCTCGGTTGGGTAAACGTTATTACAATCGTACTGCTTTCGAAAACTGCTTTAACCGCACTGAAAGATTACGATACGCAAAAACGCTTGGGCCTTAACCCAACGTTCAACCCATTAGTGTTAGGCATTAAGAACGCGGATTTCTGGGAGGATCTCGAAGCAAGATCTTCGATACCAAATACCGTTCCTTCAAAAGGAAAAACGGTCGTTGCGAAGAAAGTGCGTGAGCGTCTTCAGCCAGTACCGAATCCGTTTTCTGAATAA
- a CDS encoding 3'-5' exonuclease — MDIERLHIRIMITCSIVGFAKHEALAASYPAEAIDDLEQHGYIARTRYGHYYNTKLAAQYLRRFITTYSPRLKVAEMVELLEHAPEYVVVDIETTGGSAARGDKIVEIAALKINNGETVDLFHRFVNPEKPIKNSHIHGITNERVKDEQTISPVIHAFKDFLGDMPIVSHHIGFDWYSFLALEFFRNGIRPTNPAACTVLLARKYLDSPKNNLNVIAETYNIPLLNHHTADADAICANEILQLILKKATAQ; from the coding sequence ATGGACATCGAACGGCTGCATATCCGCATCATGATTACGTGCTCGATTGTGGGCTTTGCCAAACATGAAGCATTGGCCGCAAGCTATCCGGCAGAGGCAATTGATGATTTGGAACAGCACGGCTATATTGCCCGGACAAGGTATGGCCATTACTACAATACGAAGCTGGCCGCGCAGTATTTGAGAAGATTTATTACAACGTACAGTCCGCGCTTAAAGGTTGCGGAAATGGTGGAACTGTTGGAGCATGCACCCGAATATGTCGTCGTCGATATTGAAACGACGGGGGGCTCTGCTGCAAGGGGTGATAAAATTGTGGAGATTGCCGCGCTGAAAATAAACAACGGAGAAACGGTGGACCTTTTTCACCGCTTTGTGAATCCGGAAAAACCGATCAAAAATTCGCATATCCATGGGATTACGAATGAACGGGTAAAAGATGAGCAAACCATCTCCCCTGTCATTCATGCCTTTAAAGATTTTTTAGGTGATATGCCCATTGTGAGTCACCATATCGGGTTTGACTGGTATAGCTTTCTCGCACTAGAGTTTTTCCGGAACGGTATTCGACCAACGAATCCGGCTGCGTGTACGGTACTGCTTGCACGCAAATATTTGGACAGCCCGAAGAATAACTTGAATGTCATTGCCGAAACGTATAACATTCCGCTGCTTAACCATCATACAGCCGATGCGGATGCGATTTGTGCCAATGAAATACTGCAGCTTATTTTGAAAAAAGCGACTGCACAGTAA
- a CDS encoding nucleotidyltransferase, which produces MRNFSLYMMFTGILIIAISGNWIILNYDNVTVYPKTSYVIFTIGLVFVAGAFVMSRFTTYRETASTNDKRDALNRWLMANYPVNKWLIGLAVLPLVIAPFYSWLLLYTLFKWYLIVGSMIAGIIFVLQGERVEDDADWQYKGKTKKMLDLIDYRKHPFNISLILFILVIGSFIFSKQWNIPLHMDVGGNPYYVVTLPISASVMSALMVMSTFIYIIHHGDFFGFLKAGLSYERVMAAHFGEIFMCSPTLCLLIFTWIISLSSYW; this is translated from the coding sequence ATGAGGAACTTCTCTTTATATATGATGTTTACCGGGATATTGATCATCGCCATTAGCGGAAACTGGATTATCTTAAATTATGATAATGTCACGGTTTATCCGAAAACTTCTTATGTTATTTTTACAATCGGGTTAGTATTTGTAGCAGGCGCATTTGTCATGAGCCGTTTCACTACGTACCGTGAAACTGCGAGTACAAATGATAAACGAGACGCATTAAACAGATGGCTTATGGCGAATTATCCGGTTAATAAATGGTTGATTGGCCTCGCCGTTCTTCCTCTTGTCATTGCACCGTTTTATAGCTGGCTGCTGCTTTATACGTTATTTAAGTGGTATTTAATTGTTGGTAGTATGATAGCCGGAATAATTTTCGTGCTGCAAGGTGAACGGGTAGAAGATGATGCGGATTGGCAGTATAAAGGAAAAACAAAGAAAATGCTGGATCTGATCGATTACCGGAAACACCCGTTTAATATTTCGCTTATTCTTTTTATACTCGTCATTGGCAGCTTTATTTTCAGTAAGCAGTGGAATATTCCGCTCCATATGGATGTTGGCGGCAATCCGTACTACGTTGTTACTTTGCCAATCAGTGCATCTGTTATGTCCGCCCTCATGGTAATGAGTACGTTTATTTATATTATCCATCATGGGGATTTCTTCGGATTCCTTAAAGCTGGGCTAAGTTATGAACGAGTCATGGCTGCCCACTTTGGAGAAATTTTTATGTGTAGTCCTACATTGTGTCTTTTAATTTTCACTTGGATTATTTCCTTATCCTCTTATTGGTAG
- a CDS encoding cupin domain-containing protein encodes MNSNHDYTTAQPQFTFDLNKNALFVKDQHNFINLLGVNQLNTLDNISLLDIYLSANNVIEPHYHQNAAELVYCITGRAIVSILNPFTKQLMHFPISPGQVANVPQGWWHYEVATQNNTHLLAIFNAPTPEVILGSDLLKLTPANIMAHTYGMNENLWQQAVAPVRPNTFIGPPNPWQHAQPGNYGGGYGQ; translated from the coding sequence TTGAATTCGAATCATGATTATACAACGGCGCAACCGCAGTTTACATTCGATCTTAATAAAAATGCGTTGTTCGTTAAAGACCAGCATAATTTTATCAACCTGCTTGGCGTGAACCAGTTGAATACGCTGGATAATATATCGCTGCTTGATATTTATTTGAGCGCCAATAATGTCATTGAGCCGCACTACCATCAAAATGCGGCGGAACTTGTTTACTGCATTACAGGAAGGGCGATTGTTTCCATATTGAATCCGTTTACGAAACAGCTGATGCATTTCCCGATTAGTCCCGGTCAAGTGGCGAACGTTCCTCAAGGGTGGTGGCATTACGAAGTCGCTACGCAAAACAATACGCATCTGCTTGCCATTTTTAATGCTCCGACACCAGAAGTGATTCTAGGTTCTGATCTGCTTAAGCTGACACCGGCAAATATTATGGCCCATACTTATGGCATGAATGAAAATCTGTGGCAGCAGGCAGTTGCCCCTGTCAGACCGAATACTTTCATCGGTCCGCCAAACCCTTGGCAGCATGCCCAGCCCGGCAATTATGGCGGCGGGTATGGGCAGTGA
- the thiW gene encoding energy coupling factor transporter S component ThiW produces MNKTRKLTYSAIIAAITTILSSMVYIPLGFAKIFPIQHFANVVSAVLLGPWYAVFQAFLTSTLRNLMGTGSLFAYPGSMIGALLAALLFAKTKKLAFAAVGEVIGTGLLGAVATYPIAILFLGQEAALFGFVPAFMMSSFAGALLGYGLLKVMVRNRAFGGMLYQNVG; encoded by the coding sequence ATGAATAAAACGAGAAAGCTTACTTACTCCGCGATTATCGCAGCGATCACAACGATTCTCAGCAGTATGGTATACATCCCATTAGGTTTTGCAAAAATTTTTCCGATTCAGCATTTTGCCAATGTCGTATCAGCGGTACTGCTCGGTCCATGGTATGCGGTATTCCAGGCATTTCTTACGTCCACATTGAGAAACTTAATGGGGACAGGCAGTCTATTTGCTTATCCGGGAAGTATGATCGGCGCACTGCTAGCCGCACTTTTGTTTGCGAAAACGAAGAAACTGGCGTTTGCAGCTGTTGGTGAAGTGATTGGAACAGGGTTGCTCGGTGCGGTTGCTACTTATCCGATTGCAATTTTATTTTTAGGTCAGGAAGCAGCGCTGTTCGGCTTTGTACCAGCATTTATGATGAGTTCGTTTGCGGGTGCGCTTTTAGGTTATGGTTTGCTGAAGGTGATGGTGAGAAACCGGGCGTTTGGCGGGATGCTTTATCAGAATGTGGGGTGA
- a CDS encoding VOC family protein → MKSAKPFLIFQGGVAEEAMNFYTSIIEDAEITSIVRYGANEGGDEGKVMQATFSIKGQEFMCIDSNLKHEFDFTPSFSIFITCDTEEETDYLYEKLLEGGHPLMPIGDYGFSKKFGWLNDRYGVSWQINLA, encoded by the coding sequence ATGAAAAGCGCAAAACCATTTTTAATATTTCAAGGCGGAGTTGCAGAAGAGGCAATGAACTTCTACACATCCATAATCGAGGATGCGGAAATTACGAGCATTGTCCGCTATGGGGCAAATGAAGGCGGAGACGAAGGGAAAGTCATGCAAGCGACTTTTTCGATTAAAGGTCAGGAATTTATGTGCATCGACAGTAATTTAAAACATGAATTTGACTTTACCCCGTCGTTCTCTATTTTTATTACATGTGATACCGAAGAGGAAACCGACTATCTATATGAAAAACTGCTCGAAGGCGGACATCCGCTAATGCCGATCGGGGATTACGGTTTCAGTAAGAAGTTCGGCTGGCTAAATGACCGCTACGGCGTGTCGTGGCAGATTAATTTAGCTTGA
- a CDS encoding methyl-accepting chemotaxis protein, protein MFNFKNLQPKLILAFALFLLVPSIAIGATAAIIATDTIKEQYYNTIDKNLGLLNTSINSLMENKIDNVDFLSKEISSSDDDEYIAKIMDQYVELNEDAESVFLGKDDGSVTIAPYMAMDKDFDVTERDWYKDAIANKGQAVISHPYISTSSNNVVVTISKSIAGGVVGINLKLSHIAEITGQINVGEEGYAVLLDRKGEYIVHPEEETGTPLGESFYDVFYSNEASSIEYDYFGDKKVVRFITNELTGWKLGGNMYLHEIDEAAAPIIKATIIVILIMVVVGVLLIFILIRSIIRPIKDLKEKALMISDGDLTQTIDVKTTDEIGELGQAFGEMQESLKSLIHKIEQNAELVAASAEQLSANSEETTAVTQEVSASIQQVSLSAEKQKDSVDTSVHAFEEITEGAVQIANYSAQVSALTNETTKQAYDGGQSVENIVNQMKSIHQSVIASHQTIQSLNDRSKQVNSILNIITGIAEQTNLLSLNASIEAARAGEHGKGFAVVANEVKQLANQSHQSTKDIYEIISAIQNDTENTVSIMDRISHQVENGVEVSNEALAKFSTIIESMEQVTPQIEEVSATAQQVSASILETSSSVREMALFAQDNAAISEEVAASSEQQLIAIEEISTSAQALTELAQELQLVIAKFKY, encoded by the coding sequence TTGTTTAATTTCAAAAATCTACAACCGAAACTAATTTTAGCATTTGCCCTATTTTTATTAGTACCATCCATAGCGATTGGGGCAACTGCCGCAATTATCGCGACGGATACAATTAAAGAACAGTATTATAATACAATCGACAAAAACTTGGGATTACTCAATACATCGATTAACAGTCTGATGGAAAATAAAATCGATAATGTTGACTTTTTATCGAAAGAAATCAGTAGCAGTGATGACGATGAATATATAGCAAAAATCATGGATCAATATGTTGAACTGAACGAAGACGCGGAATCCGTGTTTCTTGGCAAGGATGACGGATCGGTGACGATTGCGCCGTATATGGCAATGGATAAAGATTTCGATGTAACAGAACGTGACTGGTACAAGGACGCCATTGCCAATAAAGGACAGGCCGTTATTTCGCATCCATACATTTCTACGAGCAGTAATAATGTAGTTGTAACGATTTCAAAAAGTATCGCCGGCGGGGTAGTCGGAATTAACTTGAAATTAAGTCACATTGCCGAAATAACAGGCCAGATTAATGTTGGGGAAGAGGGCTATGCAGTACTGCTTGATAGAAAGGGCGAATACATCGTCCACCCTGAAGAGGAAACAGGCACGCCACTTGGAGAGTCGTTCTACGATGTGTTTTACAGTAACGAAGCGAGCTCGATTGAGTACGATTATTTCGGTGACAAAAAAGTAGTCCGTTTTATCACAAACGAATTGACGGGCTGGAAACTTGGCGGAAATATGTATCTTCATGAAATTGATGAGGCGGCAGCACCGATAATTAAAGCAACCATTATCGTTATTTTAATTATGGTTGTAGTTGGTGTACTGCTAATCTTTATTCTGATCCGTTCAATTATTAGACCGATCAAAGATTTAAAAGAAAAAGCACTAATGATCAGTGATGGCGATCTGACGCAAACGATCGACGTGAAAACGACGGATGAAATTGGAGAGCTGGGACAGGCCTTTGGAGAAATGCAGGAAAGCCTCAAATCCCTCATTCATAAAATTGAGCAAAATGCGGAACTTGTCGCGGCTTCAGCAGAACAGTTGTCGGCGAACTCCGAAGAGACGACTGCTGTGACACAGGAAGTTTCGGCTTCGATTCAGCAAGTATCGCTAAGCGCGGAAAAGCAAAAGGACAGTGTCGATACAAGTGTCCATGCATTCGAGGAAATAACGGAGGGCGCTGTACAAATCGCGAATTACTCGGCGCAAGTTTCAGCACTTACAAACGAAACGACGAAACAGGCATATGATGGCGGTCAGTCTGTTGAAAATATTGTGAATCAGATGAAATCGATCCATCAGTCGGTCATCGCGTCCCATCAAACGATCCAGTCATTAAATGATCGTTCAAAACAGGTGAATTCGATTTTAAATATTATTACAGGAATCGCTGAACAGACAAACTTGCTTTCATTAAATGCCTCGATTGAAGCGGCACGAGCAGGGGAACACGGGAAAGGTTTTGCGGTTGTCGCCAATGAAGTGAAGCAACTGGCAAATCAGTCCCATCAGTCGACAAAGGATATTTATGAAATCATTTCAGCTATTCAGAATGACACGGAAAATACGGTCTCGATTATGGACCGCATTTCCCACCAGGTAGAAAATGGTGTGGAAGTTTCCAACGAAGCATTGGCGAAGTTCTCTACCATTATCGAAAGTATGGAGCAAGTAACACCGCAAATAGAGGAAGTATCGGCAACAGCACAGCAAGTGTCTGCCTCGATTCTCGAAACATCTTCCAGCGTACGTGAAATGGCATTATTTGCGCAAGACAATGCTGCGATTTCAGAAGAAGTAGCCGCATCTTCGGAACAACAGCTCATCGCGATTGAAGAAATTTCTACATCGGCACAAGCTTTAACAGAACTGGCACAGGAATTACAGCTCGTTATCGCGAAATTTAAATATTAA
- a CDS encoding SRPBCC family protein, whose translation MNNISTTTLTIKREFNVKPEKVFDAWLNPEMMKNWFFTLVGTNKVAQNDPKVGGGWEIVDHRGGKDYRAIGEYLEIKSPEKIVFTFKMPQFSELADTITVELKELGQGSEMTFTQLIHVENEEHWTDDDIKKAVDEMRDGTEQGWNLMFMGLKELVETGKVSYQG comes from the coding sequence ATGAACAATATTTCAACAACGACATTAACGATAAAAAGAGAATTTAATGTAAAGCCTGAAAAAGTGTTTGACGCATGGCTGAATCCTGAAATGATGAAAAATTGGTTCTTTACTTTGGTAGGGACGAACAAGGTCGCACAAAATGACCCGAAAGTAGGGGGCGGCTGGGAAATTGTCGACCACCGTGGTGGAAAAGACTACCGCGCAATCGGCGAATACCTTGAAATCAAATCGCCTGAAAAAATCGTGTTCACTTTTAAGATGCCGCAATTCAGTGAACTGGCAGATACCATTACAGTGGAGCTGAAAGAGTTGGGACAAGGCAGTGAAATGACGTTCACCCAACTGATCCATGTTGAGAATGAAGAGCACTGGACAGATGATGATATAAAAAAAGCTGTGGATGAAATGCGAGATGGCACAGAACAAGGCTGGAATTTAATGTTCATGGGTCTGAAGGAATTAGTAGAGACAGGAAAAGTGAGCTATCAAGGTTAG